In one window of Streptomyces sp. NBC_01224 DNA:
- a CDS encoding L-aspartate oxidase: MTGIRLTAPAPGWSIDADVVVVGSGVAGLTTALRCAAAGLATVVVTKARLDDGSTRWAQGGIAAALGDGDTPEQHLDDTLVAGAGLCDEAAVRTLVTEGPDAVRRLIETGAHFDTTDSGDIALTREGGHHRRRIAHAGGDATGAEISRALVEAVREAALHTVENALVLDLLTDAEGRTAGVTLHVMGEGQHDGVGAVRAPAVVLATGGMGQVFSATTNPAVSTGDGVALALRAGAEVSDLEFVQFHPTVLFLGAGSEGQQPLVSEAVRGEGAHLVDASGTRFMTGQHELAELAPRDIVAKAITRQMELQGTEHMYLDARHFGARMWEQRFPTILAACRAHGIDPITEPIPVAPAAHYASGGIRTDLRGRTTVPGLYACGEVACTGVHGANRLASNSLLEGLVFAERIAADIIEDRPSAGAATAGTLPASSPLLAPEARATIQRIMTRGAGVLRSAASLAAAAEELEALHNSAAEAAGAAEPKVAVPGVEAWEATNLLLVSRVLVAAARRREETRGCHWRQDRPERDDENWRRHLVVRLTPERQPVLRRTETEAFGPVRPTQAPDCAAAAPLIHPADVTEEP, from the coding sequence GGCTCCACCCGCTGGGCGCAGGGCGGCATCGCGGCCGCCCTCGGCGACGGCGACACCCCCGAACAGCATCTGGACGACACCCTGGTCGCGGGCGCGGGCCTGTGCGACGAGGCCGCGGTACGGACCCTGGTCACCGAGGGCCCCGACGCCGTACGCCGGCTGATCGAGACCGGCGCCCACTTCGACACCACGGACAGCGGCGACATCGCGCTGACCCGCGAGGGCGGCCACCACCGCCGCCGTATCGCCCACGCGGGCGGTGACGCGACGGGTGCCGAGATCTCCCGCGCCCTGGTCGAAGCGGTCCGCGAAGCCGCCCTGCACACCGTCGAGAACGCCCTCGTCCTGGACCTTCTCACGGATGCCGAAGGCCGTACCGCGGGCGTCACCCTGCACGTCATGGGCGAGGGTCAGCACGACGGTGTCGGCGCTGTCCGCGCCCCCGCGGTGGTCCTCGCCACCGGCGGCATGGGCCAGGTCTTCTCCGCCACCACCAACCCTGCGGTCTCCACGGGCGACGGCGTGGCCCTGGCGCTGCGGGCCGGTGCGGAGGTCTCCGACCTCGAATTCGTCCAGTTTCACCCGACGGTCCTCTTCCTCGGCGCCGGCTCCGAGGGCCAGCAGCCCCTGGTGTCGGAGGCGGTACGGGGCGAGGGCGCCCATCTCGTCGACGCGTCCGGTACGCGCTTCATGACGGGGCAGCACGAACTGGCGGAACTGGCCCCGCGCGACATCGTCGCCAAGGCCATCACGCGCCAGATGGAGCTGCAGGGCACCGAGCACATGTATCTCGACGCCCGCCACTTCGGCGCCCGGATGTGGGAACAGCGCTTCCCCACCATCCTGGCGGCCTGCCGCGCCCACGGCATCGACCCGATCACCGAACCCATCCCGGTCGCCCCCGCCGCGCACTACGCCTCCGGCGGCATCCGCACCGACCTGCGGGGACGTACGACCGTGCCCGGCCTGTACGCCTGCGGCGAGGTCGCCTGCACCGGCGTGCACGGCGCGAACCGGCTGGCGTCCAACTCCCTCCTGGAGGGCCTCGTCTTCGCCGAGCGCATCGCGGCGGACATCATCGAGGACCGGCCCAGCGCGGGCGCCGCGACAGCCGGCACCCTCCCCGCCTCCTCGCCGCTGCTCGCCCCCGAGGCACGCGCCACGATCCAGCGGATCATGACCCGGGGCGCCGGAGTCCTACGCTCCGCCGCGAGCCTGGCCGCCGCCGCCGAGGAGCTGGAGGCCCTGCACAACAGCGCTGCCGAGGCCGCCGGGGCTGCCGAGCCCAAGGTCGCGGTGCCCGGTGTCGAGGCGTGGGAGGCCACCAACCTGCTCCTCGTCTCGCGCGTCCTGGTCGCCGCCGCCCGCCGGCGCGAGGAGACCCGCGGCTGCCACTGGCGCCAGGACCGGCCCGAGCGCGACGACGAGAACTGGCGCCGCCACCTCGTCGTCCGGCTCACCCCGGAGCGTCAACCGGTCCTCCGTCGGACGGAGACCGAGGCATTCGGGCCCGTACGCCCGACGCAGGCACCAGACTGCGCAGCAGCAGCACCACTGATCCACCCCGCCGACGTCACCGAGGAGCCGTAA